The Seleniivibrio woodruffii genome segment GGCAAAGGATTTGACATCGAAGAGGATTTTATGCTGGTGGCGGTACTTAAAAAATGAAAACACCCGTACTTTTCGTGGGACACGGCTCCCCAATGAACATAACGCTGGATAACGAATTTACCGGAAGTCTGAAAGAGTTGGGAAAAACACTGCCGAAACCCAAGGCCATAGGGATTTTCTCAGCCCACTGGCAGACGCAGGGAATAAAAGTGCACTGTGCCGACCGTGCCAAACAGATATACGACTTTTTCGGCTTTCCCGATGAGCTTTATCAGGTGACCTATAATCCTGCAGGAGCATCGGCCTACGGAAAAAAGGCTGCGGAACTGCTGGGCGGAAAATGCGACAGCTCATGGGGCAACGACCATGCCGCATGGAGCGTTCTGATGCATATGTACCCTGAAGCGGACATTCCGGTTTTCTATATAAGCTCCGACATGGCGGCGGAATATCAGACACTTCTGGAAACCTCCGCAAAGCTGAAACCTCTGCGTGAGGATGGGGTTCTGTTCATCGGCAGCGGAAACATAGTCCACAACCT includes the following:
- a CDS encoding dioxygenase family protein, whose protein sequence is MKTPVLFVGHGSPMNITLDNEFTGSLKELGKTLPKPKAIGIFSAHWQTQGIKVHCADRAKQIYDFFGFPDELYQVTYNPAGASAYGKKAAELLGGKCDSSWGNDHAAWSVLMHMYPEADIPVFYISSDMAAEYQTLLETSAKLKPLREDGVLFIGSGNIVHNLRNADFYNMDAKPLPRATEFDTAIKGAIMSGLSSRICDIAQYGECAKFAVPTRDHYIPFIMACGLRDKNDRVSFPCEIFQNASISMRSVMFS